CACCTCTGCTGCTACTGTTGCGGTTCTTCCTCAAGCGGAAAACGTTGATATCGACGTTCAGGATAGCGATTTACGGATCGATACTTTCCGGGCTTCCGGTGCGGGCGGCCAGCACGTCAATACGACGGATTCTGCAGTCCGGATAACGCACATCCCAACCGGGATCGTAGTTGCGGTTCAGGACGAACGTTCGCAACACAAGAACAAGGCGCGGGCAATGCAGCTTCTGCGCGCCCGGATTTATGACGAAGAGCGTGAGCGGGCTGCGAGCGAGCGCACCGAGGCGCGCCGTTTGCAAGTTGGGTCCGGGGATCGGTCAGAGCGCATCCGCACCTACAACTTCCCGCAAGGCCGGGTCACCGATCACCGGATCGGATTGACGCTCTATAAGCTTGATCAGATCATCGCCGGAGAAAGCCTCGATGAAGTGATCGAAGCCTTGATCCTGGATTATCAGGCGAATCTTTTGGCGTCGGAAGAAGCCTGATTCAAGAGGGCAGTTTATGAATACCGGAGCGCTTTATCGGCAGATTCGCGATCAGTTCCGTACCGGTAAACTGGAAACACCTGAGCTGGATGCGAAACTCTTGGTTAGCGCCGCTTTGCGGATTTCTGTCTCCGAGTTGTTGCTCAGAGAAAGCGGCGAAGTCCCGGATGCAGCAGCTGGTATCGCGTTGGAGTACGCAGCGCAGCGGTTGAACGGAAAACCGGTTGGCCGGATACTTGGAGAGCGTGAGTTCTACGGCCGGACCTTCCGGCTAAATCATGCAACCCTTGAGCCGCGTCCGGACACGGAAACACTGATTGAAACTGTTCTAAAAGACTGCGATCCAACTCGGCCTCTGACAATGTGTGACATTGGGACGGGAACCGGGGCCATTGCCGTGACCCTGCTTGCCGAGTTGCAAAAAGCGGTCATGGTTGCGGTCGACATCTCCGAAGATGCGCTGGGCTGTGCAGTAAGCAATGCCGAAAATCATGGGGTTGGCGCGCGCTTTCTTCCCGTTCGCAGCGATTATGCTGCCGCGCTTCAGCACGGATTTGACTGGGTGATAAGCAATCCCCCTTATATCCGCACGCCAGTCTTGCGCGAACTCTCCAAGGAAGTTCTGCAGCACGATCCGATTCTTGCCTTGGATGGCGGTGCCGACGGTCTGGAAGGCTATCGGCAGATCGTTTCGCAGGCGGCTTCCGTTTTGGTGCCGGGTGGGCGAATAGCTTTGGAAATAGGCCGTGATCAGGGCGAAGAGTTGAAAAACCAGCTGCGTCATCATGGCTTTGAGGCAATTGATATCATTCAGGATCTTGGCAGGCGTGACCGGGTTGCAACAGCCCGCCGGGTTTAATGATCATGATTTAATCTTGCTGTGAAAAAGCACTTGGAAATCGTAGCGGAACGGGGTACGTTCTGCTTGCCGAGACCGGAGATGTGATAAGCGTTTAAGCGGGGCACACGCATCCGGCAACTTCACAATATGTGCTGACTTGCGCAGTGAATGTAGTTGTCAATCGGGCAAACCGGTTTTTGGACTGTCGGAGAAAAAGACATGGGCACTGGCTTTAGCCGGGCTCCCAGCGTCTGACTTTTCATTGGCAGCTGCAGGCCATCACGGGTTGGTTTCGGCGCGTATTTCGTATCGGTTTAAAGATATTCCGATGTTTGGTCGGCCATGGGCTGACCGCCGTTCCTTAAGAGAAAACGGCAGGATGAGACCAGGAAATCAAAGCAATAAGCGTATGCGCGGACGGGGCCGTAAGGGACCTAATCCGCTAACCCGGACTTATGAATCCAACGGTCCTGATGTGAAAATCCGCGGCACAGCGATGCATGTCGCGGAGAAGTACCAGCAGCTTGCCCGCGATGCACAGGCATCGGGCGACCGGGTGATGTCCGAGAATTACAATCAGCATGCTGAGCATTATCTCCGTATTGTAGCGGCTGCACAGCCGCCGCAGCAGAACACGCAGCACACTGCGCGTAATGAGGCGGATGACAATCAGGATCAGGCAGCCGTAAATGGCTCTGGCGGATCTCAAGGCAGTGACCAGCCGTCAAAGCCAACCGCAGACAACACCGTTGTTGATGGGGATGCTCCGCAGCCGTTTATCGACAACATGCCGGTGATTGACCAGGAAGGTCAGGTGAACGGGGCAGCTCAGTCGTCTGACGAATCTGGCGAAGCTGAAGAGAAGCCGCGCCGTAAGACCCGGACACCAAGGGCCCGGTCCCCGCGCAAAGCTGCATCAGAAGCTGGATCCGAAAGTGAAGCACAAGCTGGTGCTGACGGTCCTGAAGCTGCGGATGAGGGCGAAGAGCAACCCAAGCCGCGCCGCCGGACGACCCGGACACGCCGTACCAAAGCAACGGAAGATACACCTTCCGAAACGGCTGCGGCTGGTGAATGACGCCAGCGTCAAACAAGCTCTCAACGATAAGAAAACGGCGCCCATACGGGCGCCGTTTTTATTTTGCCCGGCAATCGGGCGGTAAATTGGTGCAAGGGTCTTTTGTGGTGAAAATGCAACACTATATTGAGTAGGCAGTGCTTTACGAGGCTGCGCAGATGCCCGCTAAGGGGTCTGAAACTCAAAAACGTTCCCCACGCTTCGGGTGGTGTGGACGGGAAGGGGATTGCACATGAACTTTGAAAAATACACTGAACGGGCCCGCGGATTCGTTCAATCCGCTCAGACATTTGCATTGGGCCGTGGCCACCAGCAGTTTACTCCAGAACATGTTCTGAAAGTCCTTCTGGATGATCCGGAAGGTATGGCGAGCGGTTTGATCAGCCGGGCTGGCGGAGATGCGAAGGCGCTCAAGGGCGATCTTGAAGGCATTCTCGACAAAATGCCGAAAGTCTCTGGTGGCACTGGTCAGCTTTACATGCACCAGGCGACCGCGCGGCTGTTCGATCAGGCGGAAAAGATAGCTGACAAAGCTGGCGACAGTTTCGTGACTGTTGAGCGCTTGTTGCTGGCCCTGGCCATGGATGCAGACAGCGAAGCTGGCAAGTTGTTCAAGCGTCACGGCATCACACCGAATGCCTTGAACGAGGCTGTCAATCAGTTGCGGCAAGGCCGTACGGCTGACAGTGCGACGGCTGAAAACCAGTATGAAGCTTTGAAAAAATATGCCCGGGACCTGACTGAGGTGGCACGGGACGGAAAACTTGATCCGGTAATTGGCCGGGACGAGGAAATCCGCCGCACAATGCAGGTCTTGTCACGGCGGACGAAAAACAACCCCGTTTTGATTGGTGAGCCGGGCGTCGGCAAAACCGCGATTGCTGAAGGTTTGGCGCTCCGGATCGTCAACGGCGATGTTCCTGAGTCCTTGAAGGACAAGCAGCTGCTGGCACTCGACATGGGCGCTCTGATCGCCGGTGCGAAGTACCGCGGCGAGTTTGAGGAGCGTTTGAAGTCCGTCTTGTCTGAGGTTGAGGCCGCAGCGGGTGGCATTGTTCTCTTCATCGACGAGATGCACACGCTTGTGGGTGCCGGTAAGGCGGATGGTGCTATGGATGCATCAAACCTCCTGAAACCTGCGCTCGCCCGCGGAGAGCTGCACTGTGTCGGGGCCACGACGCTCGATGAATACCGCAAACACGTTGAAAAGGATGCAGCGCTTGCCCGCCGTTTCCAGCCGGTTTTCGTGACAGAGCCGACCGTGGAGGACACGGTTTCGATCCTGCGCGGTATCAAGGAGAAGTATGAATTGCACCACGGTGTGCGCATCACCGACTCGGCAATCGTTTCGGCGGCGTCTCTGTCTAACCGTTACATCACAGATCGGTTCTTGCCGGACAAGGCAATTGATCTTGTCGATGAGGCGGCAAGCCGCTTGCGCATGCAGGTGGATTCCAAACCGGAAGAACTCGACGAATTGGACCGGCGGATTATCCAGCTCAAGATCGAACGGGAAGCCCTCAAGACAGAAAGCGACGAAGCTGCCCAAGACCGTCTAGGGAAACTTGAAAGAGAACTGACCGATCTGGAAGAGCAATCCCAGACCTTGACCAGCCGCTGGCTTGGCGAAAAGGAAAAACTGAACCTTGAGCAGAAGATCAAGGAGCAGTTGGAACAAGCCAGGATCGATCTGGAGATTGCACAGCGTCAAGGTGATTTGGCGAAGGCCGGAGAGCTGGCTTACGGGGTTGTCCCGGATCTTGAACGCAAACTGGCTGACGCAGAAGCGTTCGAGGACGGTGACGCAATGGTCGATGAGGCGGTCACCCCATCACACATCGCCCAGGTCGTATCCAAATGGACGGGTATTCCGGTCGACAAGATGCTTGAAGGCGAGCGTGAAAAGCTGCTCCGGATGGAAGACGTTCTCGCTGGCCGTGTAATTGGTCAGAGTGAAGCGATACATGCAGTGTCGACCGCTGTGCGGCGGGCGCGGGCCGGCCTTCAGGATCCGAACCGGCCAATCGGGTCGTTCATGTTCCTTGGACCTACCGGGGTTGGCAAAACCGAACTCACCAAGGCTCTGGCCAGCTTTCTGTTCGACGATGACAGCGCAATGGTGCGCATTGATATGTCGGAATACATGGAGAAACACTCTGTTGCCCGGTTGATCGGTGCCCCTCCCGGATACGTCGGATACGAGGAAGGTGGTGCCCTCACCGAAGCGGTTCGGCGGCGCCCCTATCAGGTCGTGCTCTTTGATGAGATCGAAAAAGCGCACTCCGATGTCTTCAACGTGCTCCTCCAGGTCCTTGATGATGGTCGCTTGACTGATGGTCAGGGCCGGACTGTGGATTTCAGGAACACGCTGATCATCATGACCTCGAACCTCGGATCAGAGTTCCTGGTTAATCAGCCTGAAGGCGAAGACAGCGATGCGGTTCGCACTGAAGTGATGTCTGTGGTGCGCGGGCATTTCCGTCCGGAGTTCCTGAACCGGCTTGATGAGATTGTTCTCTTCCATCGGCTGCAGCGGTCCCAGATGTCGGCGATCGTCAAAATTCAGCTTGAGCGCTTGCGCGGTCTTCTGACTGACAGGAAGATTACACTCAATCTGGACGATGGAGCCCTCGGCTGGTTGGCTCAAAAAGGGTACGATCCCGCTTATGGTGCGCGCCCGCTGAAGCGGGTGATCCAAAAAGATGTCCAGGATCCATTGGCGGAAAAGCTTCTCGCCGGTGATGTACTGGATGGGCAAACAGTGAATGTGTCCGCCGGTACGGACCGCCTGCTGTTTCAGTTGGCAGGAGCTGACAGCCAGGCTGCATAACCGAAGCGCAGCTTGAGGTAAGATAAAGCCCGCGAAGCAGCTGCTCCGCGGGCTTTTTCATTTATCCGAACCCAGCTTTTTAAGAAGGCCGTATTAATTCAATGATGCGATCCGGGAAGGCTTGCGGGCTCTGTCGAGCAAGGTGTCAATCCGGTAGCGTTCCGCCTCGAAGGTTGTGCGCAGTTCGCCGTCCAAGGTCCGCCCCTTAGGCAGCTTGATCCGCATTGGGTCCATAAAGCGGCCGTTGACGAGAACTTCGTAGTGCAGGTGCGGACCGGTCGACAGGCCAGTGGAGCCGACATATCCAATAACGGTGCCCTGGTTGACCCTGGCCCCCTCTCGTATCCCTTTCGCGAAACCGGTTAAGTGGCTGTATGTGGTTACATAGCCGTTCGTATGCTGCAGCTCGATACGCCGCCCGTATCCGGAGCTCCAACCAGATTTCTTTATTGTTCCATTGCCAGCTGCGAAAATCGGGGTGCCACGTGGGGCTGCCCAGTCCACACCACGGTGCATCTTGGTATATCTGTGGATCGGGTGGCGGCGCATTCCGAAGCCGGACCTGAATTTGCCACCGTTCAACGGTTTCCGGATTAGGAACTTCTTCGCGCTCTGGCCAGAGTCGTCATAAAAGTCGATCACATTGTCATCCGGTGTCCGGTAGCGGTAAAATTCGCGGCTGGTATTTCCGGTTTTCAAAGATGCATAAAGGATCTTCGGAGGGCCGCCGGCTTCGCTTTCCGTAAAGAACAGCTCTAGTGCGTCACCAGGCTGGACGCGGGCATTGAAATCGACATCAAAGGAGAACATCCGGATGAGATCGTCGATGATTGCTTCCGGCATTTCCTGTTCGAGGGCCGTCTGGTAGAGGCTGTCGTAAATTGCCGGCGTCGGGCCGCCATAGGAAATACGGTCGGCTTCTTCAAAGGCGTTCGCCAAAAACGTGTCGGGTTCTTTGGCTTCGATATAGGATCCACTGTCGGAGCGGGCCACAGTCGCCTGGTGTTCGGTATCGGTGTAAAGGCTGATCCGTTCCGGACGCATCCGTTCCAGGTTTTCCGGATCCGGTGCATACGCGATCCGCAGCCGTTGACCATCCTCGATTTCTGTAAAGCCGAAAACATCTCGGAATGCATCATTGATGATGGCTGCTTCCGTTTCAGTGGCCTCGTGATCCAGCAACAGATCAGCAATGTTTTGGCCCGAGTTCAACGGGATGATTTTTTCATCCATGCCGGCAAACCGGATTTCTTCCTCTCGTTTTGAGACGAAGGAGACGTTCTCCGGTGTGATGCGCACGGCGAACCGTTCAAGATCGGGCTGAAGCGCAAGGTTGAAGTCAAATCGGCCCGGATCAACCAGTGTCTTTGCGGCCATCTCAACCGTGTCGATCGACATTGTCCTTGCGATTTCGCGCACGGAAAGTTCAATCTCGGTTTCAGTGGGCGTTGCGTCCAAGGCAATCGAGCGACTTTGTGATGGGAATGCGGTCAGGCTGATGCTGACTTCACTTTCAAGTTTTGCCCCATAGCTGGAGTCGGCCAAGAGTAACGTTTCAGCTCCGGGCACCCCGCCTTCTTCGTTCAAATCCTGATTGTCTGCAAACATCGCCATCGGATTGAAATCGGGGATGAGTTGGGCGAGATCCGGATCGGACCGTGTCGCGAGGCTGGCACTTACGAAAATATGTGGTTGCACCCGGATATTTTCGCGTTCCCCAACGCGGGTCACCACATTTACATCAAGCACCTGTTTGTTGGAGTACTCGGTGGCGGATCGGAGCACCCGGTCACCTTTCGACCCACGGCCACCAGTTTCGAGATACCCGTTCGCGCCAAGTTCAAATGACGGTGTGGCCGCAACACTGTATTGACCGTCCAATGCGGCCGTAAGGGCGCCGCCCATCAAAACCAGTGATGTCACGCCGGTCAGAACAGTTCCGGTCAACCACCTGAAAGAGACTTGCCGACGGTCCGGCAAACCTTGCCCTGCCTCATAGGAACGAAGGGGAGGTTCATTTCCGAGGTCGATTTGCGATCGATGATGGTTATGGAAGGGCCCAAGATGCATTTGTAACCGGTCCGGTCCTTTCAATCGCTCAATGAAGCGGTGCTGCAAATATTAAGCGGTTTGCGCCCTGCAGGTGAACAGCTGAAGACGCTAAATGCCGGTTTTCGGCAAAAACGTCAAACATTCATCTTTAGAGACTAACCTGCTTGCCCGAGAAATTAAGGGCCTATGTCTGAAATCCGGCATAAATATGTTACAAGAAAACCGGCGCTTGTGTGGCGAAACCGGAAAATCCAATTAGGCCGATAGGTGGTGAACAGGCCCGACTTTATTTATATAGGTCCCTGGGGCTGGGCTTTTGCCGGGTGTGAAAGCAGTCTGCGGTATATACATGTGAAACGAGCCGGAAAGACCTCCGTGTATTTTCATAAAATATTGTAAAATATCACAATTCTGGCATTTCTGATTTTTATGAATCTTTTTTGACAATCTGTGTTGACTCCAACAGGGGCGATGCGTATAACCGCCTCCATCGACGGCGGCGCTGCTGACGCGGCGCTCTTCACCGTCGGTTCTACCGAAAGAATTGAACCAAACGCCTCAACAAGGCCTCGGCTCTGTGTCTTCCGGTGTCGGCAAATTAAGCCGCATTTGCTCCGGCAAATGGTTCATTGACAATTTGATATTTGAAGGAAGGGAAGCGTAGGCGGCGTTGGTCTTGCGATGCTTTTGGTCTTGATGGCTGGGAGTGTTTTAAGAGTTACGCAGGTACGCTGATCTTTTATACAAGGAAGCCGATTGGTTATTGATCGCAAGGTTGATGATTGGTTGAGCTCTTGTTAATTCGCGGTCGCAGAGATGCGACTGTTTGAGTGCTTTATAGCGATTGATTAGAAGCCTGTGGTTAGACTTTTAGATTACAACCTGAGAGTTTGATCCTGGCTCAGAACGAACGCTGGCGGCAGGCTTAACACATGCAAGTCGAACGAACTCTTCGGAGTTAGTGGCAGACGGGTGAGTAACGCGTGGGAATATACCTTTCGGTACGGAACAACAGTTGGAAACGACTGCTA
This window of the Roseibium alexandrii DFL-11 genome carries:
- a CDS encoding peptidoglycan DD-metalloendopeptidase family protein encodes the protein MTGTVLTGVTSLVLMGGALTAALDGQYSVAATPSFELGANGYLETGGRGSKGDRVLRSATEYSNKQVLDVNVVTRVGERENIRVQPHIFVSASLATRSDPDLAQLIPDFNPMAMFADNQDLNEEGGVPGAETLLLADSSYGAKLESEVSISLTAFPSQSRSIALDATPTETEIELSVREIARTMSIDTVEMAAKTLVDPGRFDFNLALQPDLERFAVRITPENVSFVSKREEEIRFAGMDEKIIPLNSGQNIADLLLDHEATETEAAIINDAFRDVFGFTEIEDGQRLRIAYAPDPENLERMRPERISLYTDTEHQATVARSDSGSYIEAKEPDTFLANAFEEADRISYGGPTPAIYDSLYQTALEQEMPEAIIDDLIRMFSFDVDFNARVQPGDALELFFTESEAGGPPKILYASLKTGNTSREFYRYRTPDDNVIDFYDDSGQSAKKFLIRKPLNGGKFRSGFGMRRHPIHRYTKMHRGVDWAAPRGTPIFAAGNGTIKKSGWSSGYGRRIELQHTNGYVTTYSHLTGFAKGIREGARVNQGTVIGYVGSTGLSTGPHLHYEVLVNGRFMDPMRIKLPKGRTLDGELRTTFEAERYRIDTLLDRARKPSRIASLN
- the prmC gene encoding peptide chain release factor N(5)-glutamine methyltransferase — protein: MNTGALYRQIRDQFRTGKLETPELDAKLLVSAALRISVSELLLRESGEVPDAAAGIALEYAAQRLNGKPVGRILGEREFYGRTFRLNHATLEPRPDTETLIETVLKDCDPTRPLTMCDIGTGTGAIAVTLLAELQKAVMVAVDISEDALGCAVSNAENHGVGARFLPVRSDYAAALQHGFDWVISNPPYIRTPVLRELSKEVLQHDPILALDGGADGLEGYRQIVSQAASVLVPGGRIALEIGRDQGEELKNQLRHHGFEAIDIIQDLGRRDRVATARRV
- a CDS encoding DUF4167 domain-containing protein, with product MRGRGRKGPNPLTRTYESNGPDVKIRGTAMHVAEKYQQLARDAQASGDRVMSENYNQHAEHYLRIVAAAQPPQQNTQHTARNEADDNQDQAAVNGSGGSQGSDQPSKPTADNTVVDGDAPQPFIDNMPVIDQEGQVNGAAQSSDESGEAEEKPRRKTRTPRARSPRKAASEAGSESEAQAGADGPEAADEGEEQPKPRRRTTRTRRTKATEDTPSETAAAGE
- the clpB gene encoding ATP-dependent chaperone ClpB, with the translated sequence MNFEKYTERARGFVQSAQTFALGRGHQQFTPEHVLKVLLDDPEGMASGLISRAGGDAKALKGDLEGILDKMPKVSGGTGQLYMHQATARLFDQAEKIADKAGDSFVTVERLLLALAMDADSEAGKLFKRHGITPNALNEAVNQLRQGRTADSATAENQYEALKKYARDLTEVARDGKLDPVIGRDEEIRRTMQVLSRRTKNNPVLIGEPGVGKTAIAEGLALRIVNGDVPESLKDKQLLALDMGALIAGAKYRGEFEERLKSVLSEVEAAAGGIVLFIDEMHTLVGAGKADGAMDASNLLKPALARGELHCVGATTLDEYRKHVEKDAALARRFQPVFVTEPTVEDTVSILRGIKEKYELHHGVRITDSAIVSAASLSNRYITDRFLPDKAIDLVDEAASRLRMQVDSKPEELDELDRRIIQLKIEREALKTESDEAAQDRLGKLERELTDLEEQSQTLTSRWLGEKEKLNLEQKIKEQLEQARIDLEIAQRQGDLAKAGELAYGVVPDLERKLADAEAFEDGDAMVDEAVTPSHIAQVVSKWTGIPVDKMLEGEREKLLRMEDVLAGRVIGQSEAIHAVSTAVRRARAGLQDPNRPIGSFMFLGPTGVGKTELTKALASFLFDDDSAMVRIDMSEYMEKHSVARLIGAPPGYVGYEEGGALTEAVRRRPYQVVLFDEIEKAHSDVFNVLLQVLDDGRLTDGQGRTVDFRNTLIIMTSNLGSEFLVNQPEGEDSDAVRTEVMSVVRGHFRPEFLNRLDEIVLFHRLQRSQMSAIVKIQLERLRGLLTDRKITLNLDDGALGWLAQKGYDPAYGARPLKRVIQKDVQDPLAEKLLAGDVLDGQTVNVSAGTDRLLFQLAGADSQAA